The DNA region CCGCCAACGTGAACGATTGTACCGACGAGCGATGAGGCCTTGCTGTCAATGAGAGCACTGATCGACCCGGGAGCCCAAATATACCAAGATGAAGTCGGCAAAGATAATCGGCGTTGTTGTTCGTCCCGATCCAGGCGATCGCGAAAGTCGGGAATGCCAATATGACGATCCTCAGGGCAACGATCATTCGGCCACCCGCTAGGAATACCATCTGAGGTACCCCGTTATCGTCGGGGACGAGACCGATCTTCCCACCAATCCCTTCCGTGCTGCTGCCGTTGTCACAACGAATTGTTGACTGTCGATGATGTTACACTTTTTGTATCCGGCCGACGTACTGGGCTTTGGGTCGGTCGAACGGATCCGATGGATGCGCGCTTCTCGTCGAGAATGCGAAGCGAAGTGGAAACGGAACAATCGGGAGTCGTCGAACAGTTGACTTATTGCGGGACTCGGTTCACGAGTGAGCGAGGGCCACATTTCCTGTCCGTTGCTTTTTCGTGGAATCTAAGTGTAAATTTAGAGAAATATTGCGAAAGCTACCGACTCCCAAAGAATCGATCAAGGAATGCATAGGCAGTAAATGCTGCCGTCTAGTCGTAATTTACATTGTCCAGTTTGTTTTAATAGAACAATGAGATTAATCTAAAACGAGAGGTGGCGTGGATATGTGTGCGGATGCAAAACTGCCGAGAGTGCCATCgtctactcacagtcaatgagcTACACACAATCACACCGTAGTTCGAGGGCGTTTATCGTATCCCAACCAAAAAAGTCCGTACGTACCGAGGCCCAACAGAGATACCAGCCACTACCACCCATAACCTGAGCTTACAGCAAATTCTTGTGGGTGAACGTCCGTTTCGGGTCGGCCCCGGCAAAGTCGGTCGCCAGGTAAGATTCTCCCGACAGACTACGCAACTGCCACTTGGTCGTCAAAAGTCCTTCGACTCCGACGGGTCCCCGCGCATGAATCCGACCGGTGGAAATACCCACTTCGGCGCCGAGCCCGAGCCGGTAACCGTCGGCGAAACGGGTCGAGGTATTGCAAAAGACGCAAGCGGCGTCGACCTTTTGTAGAAAAATTTCTCCGGCGGGCGAGTCCGGCGCACACACAATCGCTTCGGTGTGGCCACTACCGTTTTCGTGGATCCAGTCAATAGCCTCGTCTATGCTGTCGACAATTTCGACCAGGCACGTCAAATCGCCGTACTCGTGCTTGGTCTTTTGGGTGGCCACGTCGCTTAATCCAGCCTTCATGGCTTTGGGGCCACCGAGGCACTTGACGCCGGCCGAGCGGAGGGCCTGTAAGACATTCAAGGCGACGCCGTTTTCGACCGTGTCGGCGTGTAAAAGCAAGGTTTCCATGGCGTTGCAGGCGGAGGGATAGTCCGTCTTGGCGTCGACGGCAATCCGACACGCGGCTTCTGCCGACGCACTGGCGTCAATATAGACGTGACACACGCCGTCGGCGTGTCCCAAAACCGGAATCTTGGTATTCTCCTGAATGTAGCTGACCAGGGCGTTGGAACCCCGAGGAATGACCAAATCGATCGTGTCGTCGAGGGAGAGTAGATCATTGACTTGACCACGAGACGTGACGAGACCAATAATGTCTTTGGAAATGAGTCCTTCACTGCCTTTTTCAATGGCATCTCCAATAACGTCGTGCAAGGCCGTGTTGGAATGGTAGGCCTCCTTGCCGCCCTTGAGCAAGAGCCCATTGCTGGAGGCTAGTGCGAGCGAGGCAATTTGGGGTAGGCTATCCGGTCGAGATTCAAAGATAATGAGGAGTACGCCAATGGGGACGGTGGTGAGGGACAATTCGAGTCCGTCGGCCAGTTCTCGTTTGGCCTTGACGTTGCCGAGGGGATCTGGGAGTGTGGCGAGTTGGCGAATACCGGTCACAAGCGTGGCCAGTTTTTCGTCCGTCAAGCCGAGTCTCTTGACGAGAGGTCCCGCCACTTTGTCTTGGGCGGCGTTGGCCAAATCAAGTTGGTTGGCCTGTACGATTTCGTCCTTGCGGGTCAGCAGGGCGTCGGCAACGGCGTTGAGTATATTCCGACGAACTTCGGCCGGGAGTGCCTGGAGTTTACGGGCTTCTCGGCGAGCCCGCAAGGCCATATCGCGGGCCCCATCCGAACACGATTCTTCGTCCTGTCCAGTGTAAGAATATGTGAGTGGGCGGTTGACAAGAATAATCAAGCATTCGCACGACAGATGacccaacaacaattgtACGACTACAACAGTCCCACGACAACCAACCAAGCACACGTCAACTTACTTCGACGGAATGAACGAGTTCATCGAGGGCTTGGGTTTCGAGGTCACTACCGGGGGTGGCAAAGAGAGTGCCCTTGCCGGTTTCGGCCCCGTCCCAGTCCTTACTGAGTACGGCACGGACGACGTCGAGGTCACTCCCGGCGCAAATAACGCAGGCGGTACAGGCCGATCCGGGTGCGACGGCGTTCCGGGCGGCATCAATTTTGGCGGCCATCCCGCCGCGACCTTGGGCACTCTTGACGCCGATTCCGACTTGTTCCGTGTTGGCGTGATAAAAGGGTATGAGTTTGGCCTTGGGGTGTGTGGGCGGGAGCGTGTAGACACCGTCCACATCGGTGAGCAGGAGGAGTACTTCGGCTCCGAAGGTGCGGGCGCAGAGCGCCGCGAGACTGTCGTTGTCGGAAAAGACGGGTTCGGCTTCTTGCGTGGTTCCGGGCAGTACGGATACggcatcgttttcgttgaCAATGGGGACAATACCGAGCGAGAGGAGTCGATCCACGGCGTAGCGTAGGTTCTGCAGATGATGTGCGTCCCCGAAATCCGCCTGTGTGAGCAACATTTGCGACGCCGTGACGCCCTTGGGCGAGAAGAGACTCTGGTAGAGATTCATGAGTTCGAATTGTCCCGCCGCCGCGTAGGACTTTGCGGCGGATGTTTCCATGTGTTCGTTAATGGTGAGTAGATCGGAGATGGAGGTTGTCGGGGTGAGTCGTTGTGCGTGTGCGGAATGCGAATCCGGCAGAATGGTGTCGTGCGTGTCTTCCGTGACGGCGTGCAGTCCACTCCCCAAGTGCGCGTGGTGACTGTCGGACTTGTGCAGATCCTTGAAGCTCATGTTGAGGCGTGCCTGTTTGCGCAAGAGATTCTTGCCCATGCCGACGGCTCCGGAACTCACAAAGATGACTTCGACGCCGGCTTGATTCAGTGCCGCAATCTGCTCCACAATGGCGCCGAGACGCGTGAGCGACGGTGACCCGTCGTCGTTCGCCACCACCGAAGTGCCGGCCTTGATGACGACGCGTCGCGCCATGCGCAACGCCGCACGCGAACGACACTCGTTGCGGGAATTGCCAAAGTCGGTTGCTTGCATCTTGAGCATCATTCTTGCGTGATTAtatgattgttgttgttgtatgAGTATCGTGTGTAGTTACTcttgttgttactgttggGAAAGTTGTGTCTAGCGACCGATGAATTGGTACGACGACTtcaaagaaagccaaggatATCCGGGTCGATTGGTTGATCCAAGTATTGTGTatgtgagtgtgtgtgtgtgtggaaCTCCAGAAGGTCGGTTCGTGTTTttccggacgacgacgaaaatgaccGGTCAACCTACGGATGTTGCTGGTAGTAAGTGCAAGTAAGGACAAGTCAAAGGTGGCCAGACGCTACCGGTACTGGTACTACCACACGGGGAAACAGTCGCAGTCGGGAGCAGCTGGCGGTGCCACGGGGTCGGAATCGTGGCCGATCGAGTTCGAATCCTTTCCACAAAAAAAACCACATAGAATATGCGACATACACCAGGACAGACTAATCCATCCATAGACACATACAACTCGGTAACGACGGCGGCAACGGTGCACTTGCATCCGCTGACGTATCCGACCAACGGACACACACGTACACCATCGTTCGTTTCCTGACAGCCACACAAACAAAACCAACCAACGGGATGCCTGCCCAAACCCCCAAGCAAAGCAACACAAAGCATTCTGGATTGTCGCTACGCGGACAGACAGAAGGACAGACTTGATCCAAGGAAATCTCCAAGACCACTTTCTCGACCCAAGCTCTTCGTGCCAACGAACAGAATGGAACCAAAACAGTAAACACGACTCGTGACGTCCGGATGGTCGGTGAGGAACAATCCCGAACCCATTCCGCCAACGTTTCCGGTCGGTTTCTGtaacgaacgaacgaactcAAATGCAACAAACGCGACCAAGCAAAACCAAAAAACCCCTTCATTCAGCAACCTTCCACtgttgctcacagtcaatccttcCAGGTCTCACAACAACGAATATTCATCTTGCAGTCAATCGATACGATCTATATACCCaccttttgttgttttaTTTGCTCCCTCATGTTCGTGTCGGTCCCTCTCGTAACGGCTGGTGTGTGTACCACGGCAGTCTGTGGTTGGTTCTTCACCCGTCGAACCGCCCCGCCGTTACTGCCTTCCTCCGTACGTGCCTATTTGGAAACCGTCAACGGCACCGATGGCGTCGTCATCAAACCCGGTGTATTGACGGAAGCCGAGCGAGAAGTCATGACCGACAGTTTTTTGAAAGGTCCGGATTTCGCCTGGATGATGCGGGAACCCGATCACGAGACGCTCGATCCCCGCAAGCACCGCGACGGCACACGCTACATGCTCGAAGTTATGTTTCGATTCGCCCAACGCTACGGATACGTCCTCATTGCGCGAGGCAACGGCGACAATACCGAACACGGGACGTTTCTTGGGGCCGTCTACCTTTTGCCGCCCTACACGCGCCGGTGGCTCTAGAAACTACACTTTTACCGCAGTGTCTTGCCCCTCGGACGACCCGTGCCCACCACGACGCACGCGGCCGCGGCCGCACGCTTTGACGTCTTTTGTGCAGCCCTGGACTACCACCGTCACACGGTGGTGTGTCAGGATACTCCGCACTGGTACGTGGCCGCGGTCGCCGTGGCACCGTCCGCACAAGGCCACGGGGTGGGACGCAAGCTCCTCGCGGTGGCCCAGGAATGCGCCGCGCACGATGCCGTCCCActctttcttgattgccACGACGGCAACGTGCCTTTTTACGAAAAAATGGGAATGGTATCGCGAGTGCGCTACGTTCTACGACCCAATCATCAAGGCCAGCGCCAGTCGGAAAACGTGACGGAACAACCCGACGACTTTTACTTTCACGCCATGGTACACGAACCGAAAAATGCTCACACAAATTGAAGTATTATTCACCTGAATCACTACAGTAGACGTTACCTGCCAGCACTGTACAAAAAAgactttccacttttgcCAATCAATAGTAGCCCGTCGCCCTCACTGCCTACCTTTCTACCTACTCCAAGATTGGGTAGTCCGCGTGGAAAATTGGCTCGAGAAAGCACACCACCATAAATCGAGTGTCTGTAACTTCTTGCTGGAACGGGACCTCCACGACGCCTTCCACTCCAAACTGGTCGGTAAAAGGAAAATTGGTGTCCGTGCCCGCTACAACACAGTAGTCGTCCACCACAATGAGTTGCTCATTGGTCACCTGCGTCTGAGCGTACTTGAAGATGCCGTTGCCGTCCACATCCCACGGGTCACTAATGTCGTGATAGTTGAGCACACATTTCTTGTTGCGCATCACCATATCGTTGTCAGTGTCCAACAGGTCCACCACGCACACCTTGTTGGCCGGCATGACCGGAGAAGGAAAGAAGTATCCCGACGGAAAGCCGTTCCGCTCAATCACGACGACCTTTGAGCTCGATCCGGGAATGGCCGAAACGTCGGCAATATTTTCTCCGTTGAGTTCAAACGGATAGTATCCCAGAAATTCATCAAACCGGGGCGGGTGATCCTTGGTACAATCTCCAGGGTCTACGCGGTAAACGCGGACGCCGGGTTCATCCCCCAGAGTCGAGTCTCCTGTAGTCTTTTCTAAAAATGCCGCAATGGAGCCGTCGGCCAAGACCGAAAAGCCTTCAAATCCACCGGAAGGATCGTGTTTGCGATATTCCGACGCCTCCACCACTTCCGAAGCTACCGAGGAGCACGTGTTGGCCTCCAAATCCTCTCGGCTGCAGTGAACTTTGTCGCCACGCGTTGAAAGGAACTTTCCgttgaaacgaccgtgacgGTGGATATCCGGAGTACGTACAAAGTTGGATTGGACAATACCGGTGCTCGGGTCTATGGCAAAAATGGCCGGCATGAGTTCGTCACCAACAATAGCGCAGGAGTGGTTAATCACCGCCATACCCTCCACGTCGAAATCGCGACCAGTCAGTACACGAAGTCTCTTGTATTCGTCCCAAGTAGAGTCGGGAACTGCGTAGGTGACCTGGATATCGGCGCCGTTTTCCCACTTGATGAAAGCGTGAGGATCGTGAATCAGCAGCGTCTCGAGATTCTCTGTCTCGGTGTACGTTTCGAACGTTGATTCTCCGTGTCGGTAAGTAAATGGCTTTTGGATCTTCATATGCACAATATTGAGTGCGTAATCTTCCGAATTGTCCGACGATCCGAAACCATTGTCGGACAGACACAAGTATTCGCCCCGAACAGCGCTGCCTTCTTTGTCGTAATAGAACTCAATGTCGGAAAAGCCAACACTGCACAATCAAAGCAAAGGAACAGCGAAATTTGAGATCACACGGTGCGAGCCCAAAAtaatggaagaagagttACATACCTTGGAACGTAGTTGTATGGACCGCCAGGGATGTCCTTGGTTCCACTCGTAACATCCTTGAGAATATCGGGAATATTAGAATTGGGATAATTTAAAAGTCCGACCTGGAAGGATGAACGAACAGGGAACAGAACCTTGTGTAAGAGATATATAATCTTTGGCTTGAACACTCAGCAAAGAAAGGCTGTGGTTGGGCATTTGAAATCTTCTTTGCCGAGACCGGAGACACGTACCAGATAATGTTGCTGATAGCTTTCGGCTGGATTGACAACGTTGACGTCTCGACCGCTTTTGGCTTTCGTAGGCGTACCTTCATTCCCGCGAGCTCCACCTGcttttttctctttgctACCTTTAAGACTACGAATGGGTACCCAAGTGTGATCCCCAGAAGCGAAGGGACTGCCAAGCATAAAGGCAGAGGCCAAGTAGGAGAAGTTTGTCATGGGTATTGCAAGTCAGACAAATATCAATACCTGTAGCCCAATAGATGAACCGCAAAAAAATCAGCCAAAGTACTATAAAAAGAATCGGCTTCTTACTAGTGGCTGTGAGAGCGAATGAAGGAGTAGAACCTTCACGTTGGCAAATTCCCAGCTTGCAATGTTTTAAGTTACAAGAACTTACAATGtgcaacgaaacaaccaattCACAGACAATGAAAAAATGAGACCCAGAGATACGGAGGCATGCGCATAGGTGTTTGCTGATTTCTTGAATTAGTAGTGTAAGAGAGAGCTCACTGTATCATAGGTATGAAACCGAATCTTTGGCAATTGAGTAAGATTCAACTCCTAAATACAGTTTTACAACGGAAACTTCACCCCTAATATTTACCGGACAAAGCCGCGATACTACTTTGTGGCTGAATCTATTGGATTCTTTATCCTTAGAGGTACTTTTAGAAAGCTCGGTTTCATGATTAGCACATGTGCAGGAATCGGTGTTTTCCACGAAAGCTGGACGTCCGGTATGCGCCTCAATTATACACAGTACTATGTATACCCCATAACGAACCGGTTCTCAATATCGCTCTAGAGATAAGCTAACTGAAAGACTACACCATCTTTTGACAAGAAGGACGACGCGAGGACAAGGGAGAGCTTCCAAGTTAAGTCTTTCTATACGAAGCTCTTGCGTTTGAACGCCTATCTAGCCTTCCCCAAACGAGCTCGGTATCTTACACAATGACCTTGGGAAATTTTGCTAAAGATCGTCCGGCTCTATCTGAAGAACACCGGGAGAAAATCGAACCGGTTAACTATTTATTTCCTACATACCTTGGTGGGTTTCATGTGTACAACAGCTACACCCAGTGGTGAGCCGCCACGCCTTTTTCGCGCAATGCATGGAACAGCGTCAGACTATCATGAACCGACCCGTTCACTTTCTTACCCCAGGAGCGCTCCATCTCGGCCATATGGACGTGGTGCTCGAAGTAGAACTGATCGACCAACACATGAAGTCTAGGGTTGTTCAAAAGCTGTTCTACCATTGGCATTTCAACGCTGGGTGTATCGATATCGAGTTTGACGACGATCAAGTCTTCCGGCCCGTAGTTCTCCAGCAACATACGCAGAGGATTACGTGAACCATCAGGGTCGGGGTCGACCGGTACGTTGATCCAGTGGTAGGCCGCTTGCATTTCATCAGGAAGCAGTCGAAACACTTTGTCGGGCTCGGTGGGTGTCACTTCGTAGGCGTAGATATGGTCAAAGGGCATGCCAAATTGCGCATACAACTTAATCAAGGTCATGGCTGGACTGGCTTTATCTCCATGAAAATCTAAGCTCGCGCCCATGTCGACAAATACGGTGCGACTGGTGCTTGACATTCGGCGACACATGGCCGCAAAATCGTGTACCAGATAGTCTAGATTCATGAAGAACTTTGCCTTGTTGCTGCAAAATCCTATATGGCGCAAGGACGGCAGCAATGGCTCGACGAATCCCATCCGGGTCGTCTCGGACAGTTGTTGACTCTGGAAGATACCACCCACTAGACCGTTCGGATGGAGCTCCAAGGAATCGCAAACGGAGGTTCCGTCAGGGTCCGCAACCGAGCTGACCAAAGCTTT from Phaeodactylum tricornutum CCAP 1055/1 chromosome 23, whole genome shotgun sequence includes:
- the P5CS gene encoding delta l-pyrroline-5-carboxylate synthetase (delta l-pyrroline-5-carboxylate synthetase contains a glutamate 5-kinase region followed by a gamma-glutamyl phosphate reductase region and catalyses the first and second steps in proline biosynthesis.Catalyses ATP + L-glutamate = ADP + L-glutamate 5-phosphate and L-glutamate 5-semialdehyde + phosphate + NADP(+) = L-glutamyl 5-phosphate + NADPH), encoding MMLKMQATDFGNSRNECRSRAALRMARRVVIKAGTSVVANDDGSPSLTRLGAIVEQIAALNQAGVEVIFVSSGAVGMGKNLLRKQARLNMSFKDLHKSDSHHAHLGSGLHASYAAAGQFELMNLYQSLFSPKGVTASQMLLTQADFGDAHHLQNLRYAVDRLLSLGIVPIVNENDAVSVLPGTTQEAEPVFSDNDSLAALCARTFGAEVLLLLTDVDGVYTLPPTHPKAKLIPFYHANTEQVGIGVKSAQGRGGMAAKIDAARNAVAPGSACTACVICAGSDLDVVRAVLSKDWDGAETGKGTLFATPESCSDGARDMALRARREARKLQALPAEVRRNILNAVADALLTRKDEIVQANQLDLANAAQDKVAGPLVKRLGLTDEKLATLVTGIRQLATLPDPLGNVKAKRELADGLELSLTTVPIGVLLIIFESRPDSLPQIASLALASSNGLLLKGGKEAYHSNTALHDVIGDAIEKGSEGLISKDIIGLVTSRGQVNDLLSLDDTIDLVIPRGSNALVSYIQENTKIPVLGHADGVCHVYIDASASAEAACRIAVDAKTDYPSACNAMETLLLHADTVENGVALNVLQALRSAGVKCLGGPKAMKAGLSDVATQKTKHEYGDLTCLVEIVDSIDEAIDWIHENGSGHTEAIVCAPDSPAGEIFLQKVDAACVFCNTSTRFADGYRLGLGAEVGISTGRIHARGPVGVEGLLTTKWQLRSLSGESYLATDFAGADPKRTFTHKNLL
- a CDS encoding predicted protein, producing MTNFSYLASAFMLGSPFASGDHTWVPIRSLKGSKEKKAGGARGNEGTPTKAKSGRDVNVVNPAESYQQHYLVGLLNYPNSNIPDILKDVTSGTKDIPGGPYNYVPSVGFSDIEFYYDKEGSAVRGEYLCLSDNGFGSSDNSEDYALNIVHMKIQKPFTYRHGESTFETYTETENLETLLIHDPHAFIKWENGADIQVTYAVPDSTWDEYKRLRVLTGRDFDVEGMAVINHSCAIVGDELMPAIFAIDPSTGIVQSNFVRTPDIHRHGRFNGKFLSTRGDKVHCSREDLEANTCSSVASEVVEASEYRKHDPSGGFEGFSVLADGSIAAFLEKTTGDSTLGDEPGVRVYRVDPGDCTKDHPPRFDEFLGYYPFELNGENIADVSAIPGSSSKVVVIERNGFPSGYFFPSPVMPANKVCVVDLLDTDNDMVMRNKKCVLNYHDISDPWDVDGNGIFKYAQTQVTNEQLIVVDDYCVVAGTDTNFPFTDQFGVEGVVEVPFQQEVTDTRFMVVCFLEPIFHADYPILE